The following nucleotide sequence is from Pochonia chlamydosporia 170 chromosome 4, whole genome shotgun sequence.
ATTTGCAGCAACAATTCCATCTTATCAATATCGTGGACATATTGGCTCTCCAGGGTTTTGGAGTCCTCGTACTCGTCCCAGATGGCCCGGATGTCCTCGCCAATCGCAGCGTCGTCCTTGTTTCCAAATAGATTTTTGGTGAGAAAGTCCATGGTTAGACTCTCTCGTCGGCTCTTCTCGGGTTTCGGAACGCCATCTACGGGGGTTATGTCGCCAACGAGCAGTTCGGCCATGTCGTGAATCAGGCACATCTTCATGCATTTGTGAAGGTCGATTCGTTTTGCGAGTGATGGAGGGGCGAACATGGAGATGATGGACATGCGGTACATGTGGTCAGAGATGGATTCTCCTCTGTGGGATGTTAGCATCGAGTTCGGTGGCGTAACGCAAATTTGCCTGTATTGCAACGGGTTTCATACCTCTCGATACCAAATCGTCTCCAGCCTTCGCGCTTCGTCGTCTTGAGCCGCTCAATCATGTGGAAAAAGGCGAGGGGAGATTGGCCACCCGTCTTGGGGGCATCTCCGGGAATGGCTTCGACAACTTTTTGGACATCCCAATCTCCAGAGACTTTGACCATGGGGGTGAAGCCCAGGTCTGGTCGTATTAGCTGCTTTTCTCGCTCTACTCAGTCGGGACAGGACTTACTGGCTATATCCggcttgctgctgttggtttgTTCGGCCTGAGATCCCATCGCTGCGACCGGATtgtggtgtgtttgtttgtttgtctGGTTGAACTTTTTTCCCTGTCCTCAACAGAGAATCGCGGGGTGTTGGATGGTGGGGTCAAGAATCAAGATTGCTTGGATCGAAAGTATGGCCAGGTATTTATTTGTAGAGAAAGGCTTTGTTCAAACGGAAAGCAAACGGTGCTTCAGCATGGAGGACTTGCAGAAACAGAATGAAGAAAACTTGGGAAGCAAAATTCAAGGTTGCATCAcacaacaataacaacatgGGCTTATCACCGGCAGTCGGCCAATAGTTGCAAACACAATCAAAGATCAGTCTCGCAAGTGGTCAGCCGGACAGTCAAGAACAAACCGccccaccagccacaccTACTGTGCAACCAAGCCGAACCAAATCATGCCGGCACTTGAGTGAAGAAAACTACACCGTTGACACAGCCGATTGGATGTCCACGTGCAACAAGACCATATGAACAACTTTAGCTTCGTTTGTTAGACAAGCTAAGTATTGAGTTATGCGTCTTTCAAAGGTATCGCGTTTGCCACTTCCAAAATGCCATGCCAGAAATGGTCGAGAGTCGATCAAGTTGTGCTACATACCCTATACTCCCAAATTCACAGCCATTTCCTCACAAAACCGTATCCATCAGCTTCAACAGCCCACAGTTCTTCAAGCTCGTGCCTTTGAATAAAGTTGAATTTCAGCCGGCTTCTTGCCCTGCTTATGCAGCCTTATAACATCATCCTTCCGGTTCTCGAGTATTTGTCTCCGAATTCGTGGGAATGCCTTGCCGTCCAACTCGTGATTGTGAGAACTAGAGTACTCCGTTGGCGGCTGAATCTCGTAGTAGCAGTCACGGACGACCTTGATCCTCAGTCGATACCCGCAATCCATCATTTGCGTTGTTGAATTAAGGCGGCGACGCGACTCATGAACATTGCTGGGCTGCTTGCGAAATTCGCAGCCTTGACAGCAGCGCATCACAATCCGCGTTGGTTGGGCTGCCTTTGGCCGCTTTGTTTCTCGTGTTCTTCGAGCGAAGTCGGGGATGCTTGTTGAGCCAAGATGGACTTTTTAATTATCAAGCGCCCCCTCTCCGTCTCTTGAACACCACCACGAGCAGACTTGCCCCAGGCACGAAAGGATCGCTTGATATGTGAGAAGGGATGCTCAATAACTCTGCGAATCTCAACGTGCAATGAATGTGGGACAGCGAGGATGCCcgccaagccaccaacatcaatctGAATGCCTCTTGGCCGTGAAGCTTCAAAAAAGGAAGAATAATCCACATGGCCGATTACGTCCTAGACACGGAAACTAACTTCCATCCGAGACTGCTCTCGTTCTGGTGTCAAATTCAACCCAAAAAGGCGAATATAAAACCCAATCATTCAGTATAGCCGAGACTGTCTCGCGATCACTCGCACCAAGACAATGTTATGTCCAACATGTGTTCATCTAATCTTAGGTGATTTCGCATCATGGATCTGAACCGATGTACCGTTTGGCTCAGCACCGCCATTTTCGGGGAGCCAGTGCTTTTGTGAGAAGCCTCTGGCCGCGCTGCTTCCAATTTGCGAGACATATCGTGTCTAAGGAGTCGAAAGCCTCTAGATGGAATTGAGGCGAACTTTTGCCCTGGAATCTTGTTCGAAAAGCTGCGTTCGAGACTTGCCTCGGGAATGCATCAAACCTGTGTCATTTTGGAATCTGAATCCCTGGTTGCCTCTCTCTTCGTTGCTTTTCCTGTTGCGATACTTGGTCATGTTTATGCCTTGGAAAAATCTGGGTAAGATAGTGTTGTATGGGTGACGTGCAGAATAGAATCGGCGAATTGACTCAAAGATGCCTTGAGGTTTGTGTATTTGATGGAATGGGGACGAGACTCTctggaaggcaaaggcaTGCTTGGAACATGTATAAAAAGGCGCTCCAGTTCCGTCCAGACCACAATGTCCTCACACCAAGTCGCAGAAGCTTCTCAATCACACAGAAACCATTGAACAGAACACCCTTCATACAATAACCATGAGACTCGCCGTTGTCGCTTGTTTCTTCATTGCGGCCTTTGCCTCACCCGTCGAAGTTTCGTCAAGCTCCGAGATGAAGCAGCGTCCTTCGGACAACTATTTCTGTCCCAAGACCTCCCGCGGTCAATATTATCCAAAGTGCCGTGACACGAAAACTGGAGACATTCTTGAATGCTCGATGAAGTAATAAACGGAGAAATTGTTTAGTTTGGAGTCTCTCTAACGCGTGCCAATTTGTTTGTCCCATCAGCAAAGTGCGTTGGCGTTTTGCGTTAGGCCGTTCTGCGGCCTACATTGCCAGAGATTCTTTAGTAATTGAAGTTTTTGCGTTTCACAAAGACCCTATCACTGTTGTTTCTGTCAACCACACGATGAAAGTTGGTTGCGTGAGGTCGACAGGGTCCACCAACGTACGGTATCGCATGACGGGTATGGTACAACCATGCTGGAATACATTGGTTATACTTGGCTGGGCGAATGCCTCTACCATTGAGTTTATTTAAAAATAGAACTGTGGATCAAAGTCATTGCACAAATCGGCAACCCAATCAACATGTAATCTAGTGGAGTCTGACATGGTTGTCAAATGTAAGACTGCATAAGCTTGCAATCCAACATTAATGTGCTTAGCTCCTCATCTACAATATTGAGGCTTCTTGGCAGTTTGGTACGGTTATGAAGGTCCAGCTTCCCGTGCCCTTCATCGCCAGCTCCACAGCCACTGGCAAGTTTAAACTATGGTTCAGCCTTCAAAAACAGCGGATGCCGGTCAGTCAAAAATTGACTCGAACAAACACACCGACGACAAAGCGAAGCCGAAGAGGCGGAGGGCTTGGGCGCCAAAGGCGCGAACAGGATGCATGCCATGCCGGTTCGTCGAGAACAAACCCGTAGCTTTATAACAAGCCATGTTACTAATACCCCAATCGTTCACAGAATCCGCCATGTTAAATGCGATGAAGCCAAACCATTCTGCAAACGTTGCCTATCTACAGGCCGAATTTGTGATGGCTTCGGCTATCACCAGGACTTCCCGTCCTTTACCCCCCTGATAAACTGGCTGCCAGATCACTCAACGACAGCACCTGGCATACAAGCTACCCAAAGAGAGAGAAGCATGTTCAGTCTACTTTATACAGACACGATCCCTCAAGTGTGCGGCACCTTTGGCCACAAGTTTTGGAAAACAGACGTCCTCAGAGCCACACAAGTATATCCGGCCATCTGGCATGCCTGTCTAGCTGTAGCAGCTATGCACGAGCGAATGAAGATGATTGAAAGCGAAAACGCAAAAGCAGCAACGCAGATGCTTTACGACTTTTCTCTCAGGCAGTACAACGCATCAATACGGCATCTTCTTGACATAGGGCGCGAGAATGTCCTGACGGGCGATGATCAAGAAACGCTTCTGATGGCTAGTATCTTATTTAACGGCCTTTGTTGCCTCCAGGGAGATGTGCAGCAGGCTATCATACATGCACGCAATGGACTTCAGCTGTTTTACCTCTGGCGATACTGGGAACAGACGTATCAGACGGACACGCGGCGAAGACGAATGAGTTTGCTATCTGCCGAGTCTCTGGTTATGTTGATTTCGTTTACAGAGTCTCAGTTTATGAACCGAGTTGCTAATGTGCCAACAACATTGTTGCGCCGTCAAATCATACCATATAAATGCTCTGACATGCCGTTTGCATCTATCACAAACGCATATGTCGAGTTCCAGAATCTGTATACGGGTCTCTTATCAGCTACCAAGTTCTCAGATTCGCCGTCATGCATAACGCTCCCGCTGCCAAGGGCTGAGCATCGGGTTGCATATCGGCGTGAATTTGAGGTGTGGGCGGCAAAGTTCGAAAACTTCAAGCAACAATCTGCACTTGTCACGGAGGCAGATACGGAAGGccttctgcttctggagaCGTTGCTTACCGGTGTGGAAGTATGTCTGTACGTGGACATCAACAATGCGGAGCTAGACTATGACAATTACGAATCTGCGTTCTCTCGCATTGTCGACCTTGCCGAGCGAGTCCTTAGCAAGCGATCGTACGTTGCTGCAGATCAAGGACGTGGTGCTCCCTTGTTTTCATTCTCGCTGTCGCTTTGTGAAGAATTATACTGGGCTGGAATTCGGTGCCGTAATGGCATTATACGTCGCAGGGTCATTGCCCTTCTAAGGAAATGGCCGCGCAGAGACGGCATTTGGGACTCGAAGATGATAGCGTCAATATGTGAAGCGGTGATGAGATTAGAAGAATCTGCGGCGTGGTCGGTTGATGGAACTGGACCTTGTTGTGGGTGTATTTCTGGTGTCTTTATCTGTAATGATCATCGGGTTGCGGGTGTAGATACGGAATTCCTTACGAGTGGGACGGCAAAAGTTACGATGCATGCGGTAGCCAACTTGAGATACAACGTTGAGGGACATACGGCACTGATTTCATTTTAAAGGACAGCACGGGGAGGCAAAACATGGTGGTTGGATACCTGATAGGGGACAACCTGGAACGAAGCAATCAACACATTAGAATGTCAGCCCTTCCCCCGCTGGTAGTTCTTAGTCTACGTATtaaaaaagacaaaatagAATAGATGACCGTTGCGTCATTTGGCCTGGCAAAAGAGACCAATTCGCTAATACAGAGAGATAGAATATGTCAACGAGAGAAGGTTCaatattgcttgctttttccaAACCTTCCTTCCAGAAGACCTCCTTTTCCAAGGAAATAAGGTTCAATATTCAATGCGTTGTCAAACCTTCCTTCCTTTAGCTTTCCCTTCTAATGTCAGAAAAATCCCTTAAATTGGTCTATAAAAGGGAGTTATTTTTCCCTTTATTTCCGACATTCCTTCAGACAGACAGTCAGGCagatagtcagtcaagtagttcaattcaatcagtcattttcttcatcttccatAGCTATCCTGCGATAGAATAAGTCATATTCCGTCGACAATATAATTTGAAGAAAAAACAGTCCTAGTATACATGCCCCCGTCAAAGTACATTGCAATCATGCTCATAAGAATAAAGCAAGTACCGTTTTCCTC
It contains:
- a CDS encoding HD family hydrolase (similar to Metarhizium acridum CQMa 102 XP_007814169.1), which translates into the protein MGSQAEQTNSSKPDIANLGFTPMVKVSGDWDVQKVVEAIPGDAPKTGGQSPLAFFHMIERLKTTKREGWRRFGIERGESISDHMYRMSIISMFAPPSLAKRIDLHKCMKMCLIHDMAELLVGDITPVDGVPKPEKSRRESLTMDFLTKNLFGNKDDAAIGEDIRAIWDEYEDSKTLESQYVHDIDKMELLLQMMEYEKRAEGALDLGEFAYVSSKMTLEETRAWADELLEEREKFWGAKKHVDGVKGVDGGVSEEKAKMQDEYYSRE
- a CDS encoding Zn(II)2Cys6 transcription factor (similar to Beauveria bassiana ARSEF 2860 XP_008594178.1), with amino-acid sequence MVQPSKTADAGQSKIDSNKHTDDKAKPKRRRAWAPKARTGCMPCRIRHVKCDEAKPFCKRCLSTGRICDGFGYHQDFPSFTPLINWLPDHSTTAPGIQATQRERSMFSLLYTDTIPQVCGTFGHKFWKTDVLRATQVYPAIWHACLAVAAMHERMKMIESENAKAATQMLYDFSLRQYNASIRHLLDIGRENVLTGDDQETLLMASILFNGLCCLQGDVQQAIIHARNGLQLFYLWRYWEQTYQTDTRRRRMSLLSAESLVMLISFTESQFMNRVANVPTTLLRRQIIPYKCSDMPFASITNAYVEFQNLYTGLLSATKFSDSPSCITLPLPRAEHRVAYRREFEVWAAKFENFKQQSALVTEADTEGLLLLETLLTGVEVCLYVDINNAELDYDNYESAFSRIVDLAERVLSKRS